From one Candidatus Acididesulfobacter guangdongensis genomic stretch:
- a CDS encoding glycosyltransferase yields MNQVIIIANNTFGKMMSGGDRIWIELTKNLTKTLNIVLFTSEEGLLLLKKSQKKEANISIIKTDKEFEYNNLYSILGLIKMQIRRTYKGIKYISANIDIIKNSDFIYSSSDFYPDFLPAFFAKIINKKIKWVAGFYLFAPFPLFRNTPYKGIHRVKGLLYWFMQLPSYFIVKYFADYVFVTSEPDIKRFHFKKKNKSRILAIKGGIDISESEKYLKFNDNIIPLDKRKYDACFVGRFHAQKGCLELIDIWSNVNNKKKLKLVLIGDGELRHEIENKVAKLSLQNQIDILGFLDGKDKYEIFKQSKLMIHPAIYDSGGMAMAEGMAFGLPGMSFDLEALKSYYPKGVIKIPCFDIDAFANAIISLLENEKLYKEFSKEAYKYAKTWDWRERANYIYKQVFEK; encoded by the coding sequence ATGAATCAGGTAATAATAATAGCAAATAATACTTTCGGAAAGATGATGAGTGGCGGAGATAGAATATGGATTGAACTCACAAAAAATTTAACGAAAACATTGAACATCGTTTTATTTACATCTGAAGAAGGTTTATTATTGCTTAAGAAGAGTCAAAAAAAAGAAGCTAATATTAGCATTATTAAAACCGATAAGGAGTTTGAATATAATAATTTATATTCTATTTTAGGATTAATTAAGATGCAAATCCGAAGAACATACAAAGGTATAAAATATATTTCAGCAAATATAGATATTATTAAAAATTCAGATTTTATATATTCATCATCTGACTTTTATCCTGATTTTTTACCAGCTTTTTTTGCAAAAATAATTAATAAAAAAATAAAATGGGTAGCCGGATTTTATCTTTTTGCACCTTTTCCATTATTCAGAAATACACCATATAAAGGAATTCATAGAGTAAAAGGACTACTTTACTGGTTTATGCAACTGCCGTCATATTTTATTGTTAAATATTTCGCAGATTATGTGTTTGTAACTAGCGAACCCGACATTAAACGATTTCACTTTAAGAAAAAGAATAAATCTAGAATTTTAGCAATAAAAGGTGGTATAGATATATCAGAATCTGAAAAATATTTGAAATTTAATGATAATATCATTCCGCTAGATAAAAGAAAATATGATGCCTGTTTCGTTGGAAGATTCCATGCCCAAAAAGGATGCCTTGAACTTATAGATATATGGAGTAATGTAAATAATAAAAAAAAATTAAAACTTGTATTGATAGGCGACGGAGAATTAAGACATGAGATAGAAAATAAAGTAGCCAAACTTTCTCTGCAGAACCAGATTGATATATTAGGCTTTTTAGACGGAAAAGATAAATATGAAATATTTAAACAATCAAAATTAATGATCCATCCTGCAATTTACGATAGTGGTGGAATGGCTATGGCTGAAGGGATGGCCTTTGGGTTACCAGGAATGAGTTTTGACCTTGAGGCTTTAAAGTCATATTATCCAAAAGGTGTTATTAAAATACCATGTTTTGATATTGATGCTTTTGCTAATGCAATTATTAGTTTGTTGGAAAATGAAAAACTTTACAAAGAATTTTCAAAAGAAGCTTATAAATATGCTAAAACCTGGGACTGGAGAGAAAGAGCAAATTATATTTATAAACAGGTTTTTGAAAAATAA
- a CDS encoding DUF2079 domain-containing protein, producing MTFFKKIEENYPPLVFAVIYTIIFSAATILRYETFHASYMDFGAEMHNIYRIAHGHFMSYGTHIFYGSGYLEPLYFFLGFLYKIIPHVSLFLILQSFLIGISAFPFYWLYKDIIGKNGAYLAPLLLLLNPQLHTGNMFDFHVSVFYVPFISFALYFAKKKQNLLLYIFFFLILITKIDSFIYATGVCIFMFLTDYRNKHAYVLAVISIIYGLSAIFIMLPHMNYDTYKALVTNGGSYMDTNRFPMISYGLKDLYEFNFSGLLKSIFLPFYNNITIYFKFVLFLFLAFLLLPLFSGRYFLIIIPALMMNLLVNYSFQSEFILQYSFYVIPFFVLASIYGIKNLKQSFLVKKLDKNSKLFNFTLLAMLIVIPYIIQNYSQLNYNVLDNIFNLKIYKLDKNIDIKSYKTALKKIPEDSVTSVSMFAYPWDFKEKKVYLFPQINKNVRYIIISTCVYRQMYHRKDKKLIKDLDGIINKGKFKIIYNSQCNFILKRINSNGNFNN from the coding sequence ATGACTTTTTTTAAAAAAATAGAAGAAAATTATCCCCCCTTAGTATTTGCCGTAATATATACAATTATTTTTTCAGCAGCAACTATATTAAGATATGAAACATTTCACGCGTCTTATATGGATTTTGGAGCTGAAATGCATAATATTTATCGCATTGCTCACGGACATTTTATGAGTTACGGAACCCATATTTTTTATGGAAGCGGATATTTGGAACCCTTATATTTCTTTTTAGGTTTTCTATACAAAATCATTCCTCATGTTTCATTATTTCTTATACTGCAGTCTTTTTTAATTGGAATAAGCGCTTTTCCTTTCTACTGGCTTTATAAAGACATAATCGGAAAAAATGGGGCTTACCTTGCTCCTTTGCTTCTGCTTTTAAATCCTCAGCTTCATACCGGAAATATGTTTGATTTTCATGTTTCGGTATTTTATGTTCCTTTCATATCTTTTGCGTTATATTTTGCAAAAAAAAAACAAAATCTATTGCTTTATATATTCTTTTTTTTAATTTTAATAACGAAAATAGATTCCTTTATTTATGCAACCGGGGTATGTATATTTATGTTTTTAACGGATTATAGAAATAAACACGCCTACGTTTTGGCGGTTATTTCCATAATTTATGGATTGTCTGCAATTTTCATTATGTTGCCGCATATGAATTACGATACCTATAAAGCACTTGTAACAAATGGTGGGTCATATATGGATACGAACAGATTCCCTATGATTAGTTATGGTTTAAAGGATTTATATGAATTTAATTTTTCGGGACTTTTGAAATCAATTTTTTTACCTTTTTATAACAACATCACTATCTATTTTAAATTTGTTTTATTTCTTTTTTTAGCATTTCTTTTATTGCCATTGTTTTCCGGAAGATATTTTCTAATAATCATTCCTGCATTAATGATGAATTTATTGGTTAATTATTCGTTTCAATCAGAATTTATATTACAGTATTCATTTTACGTTATTCCGTTTTTTGTTTTAGCAAGTATTTACGGTATAAAAAATCTTAAGCAGAGTTTTTTAGTTAAAAAATTAGACAAAAACAGTAAACTTTTTAATTTCACACTGTTAGCAATGCTTATCGTAATTCCTTATATAATTCAGAATTATTCTCAGCTAAATTACAACGTGTTAGATAATATATTTAATTTAAAAATTTACAAATTAGATAAAAATATTGATATAAAAAGTTATAAAACGGCATTAAAAAAGATACCCGAAGATTCTGTAACTTCCGTCAGTATGTTCGCTTATCCGTGGGATTTTAAGGAAAAGAAGGTATATTTATTTCCGCAAATTAATAAAAATGTGAGATATATAATTATTTCAACATGCGTATATCGGCAAATGTATCATAGAAAAGATAAAAAACTGATTAAAGATCTTGACGGCATTATAAACAAAGGAAAATTTAAAATAATTTATAACAGCCAATGTAATTTTATTCTCAAAAGAATTAATTCTAATGGGAATTTTAATAATTAA
- a CDS encoding glycosyltransferase family 2 protein, translated as MIISKNRIMKVWYYLKKCRFNVFINAINLIFFSSSYNKNFKKLKQNFTPLIFPTFEMSAHKYPCSVSIVIPVYNQWNFTYMCLKSILENTKDYCRSKDYNEIGDINCSYEIIIADDKSSDETVNIEKYVKNVKIIRNKNNLGFIKNCNNAAEHASGKYILFLNNDTKVQKDWLNNLLLLIEKDKSIGMVGPKFIYPNGVLLEAGGIIWQEGDSWQFGRLDNPNRPEYNYIKEADYISGACIMIRKELFKDIGGFDERYAPAYYEDADLAFEVRKRGYKVVYQPKSLVIHYENVTYGKKKAISKNRNNIRFNDDAKNENNNVNVCNKEKFKQKWDYELKTLHYKHMTNIAIIKNRNKYYL; from the coding sequence ATGATAATTTCTAAAAATAGGATAATGAAGGTATGGTATTATTTAAAAAAGTGCAGGTTTAATGTATTTATAAACGCTATTAATTTAATATTTTTTAGCAGCAGTTATAATAAAAATTTTAAAAAGTTAAAACAAAATTTCACCCCGCTTATTTTCCCAACTTTTGAAATGTCTGCCCATAAATACCCTTGTTCAGTATCTATTGTAATTCCTGTTTATAACCAGTGGAATTTTACCTATATGTGTTTAAAGTCCATTTTAGAAAATACGAAGGATTATTGCAGATCAAAAGACTATAATGAGATAGGGGATATTAATTGCAGTTATGAAATAATAATAGCCGACGATAAGTCATCCGATGAAACAGTAAATATTGAAAAATATGTGAAAAATGTAAAAATAATCAGAAATAAAAACAATCTTGGTTTTATAAAAAACTGCAATAATGCGGCTGAACATGCGTCAGGCAAATATATCCTGTTTTTAAATAACGATACCAAGGTCCAAAAAGACTGGCTTAATAATCTTTTACTATTGATAGAAAAGGATAAAAGCATAGGAATGGTCGGTCCTAAATTTATATATCCTAACGGCGTTCTTCTTGAGGCAGGAGGAATAATATGGCAAGAAGGCGATTCATGGCAATTTGGAAGATTAGACAATCCAAACAGACCCGAATATAATTACATTAAAGAAGCTGATTATATTTCAGGCGCCTGTATAATGATCAGAAAAGAGTTATTTAAAGATATAGGCGGGTTTGACGAAAGATATGCCCCTGCATATTATGAAGATGCGGACCTTGCATTTGAAGTAAGGAAAAGGGGATACAAAGTCGTTTATCAGCCTAAATCGTTAGTAATACATTATGAGAATGTTACCTATGGAAAGAAAAAAGCAATTAGTAAAAATAGAAATAATATAAGATTTAATGATGATGCTAAAAATGAAAATAATAATGTTAATGTATGCAATAAAGAAAAATTCAAACAAAAGTGGGATTATGAATTAAAAACCCTGCATTATAAACACATGACAAATATTGCTATTATCAAAAATAGAAATAAGTATTATTTATGA